A single window of Methanomassiliicoccaceae archaeon DNA harbors:
- a CDS encoding MFS transporter — translation MDFKGEDMKGCRTTLILMAFVALMVMFIDIMLVPALQHISLSFPDYAGWVPWILSIYLLVGAVLNPIVGKLADLYGKRKMLIVTLVIYTVGLMGCALTYGNFICLIAFRAMQGIGLTMFPIFYGIIRDTFPKEMVPMSIGIVSAMFSIGVSIGLLGGGWIVSQFDWQYCYYITAPLFLILIPIFYFKVHDAGIFVKGRKVDYVGAGMLSVCILSLLIALTALEEQGPSSPVVISCLAFFIISLTSFIFWERRAAEPLMKLGLLTGKGAGAHVTAFLFGISMFMLFQTLPYFLAGPGMYGGFGIDDTFDIGLIMMPMAVMGLIFGPMAGKWCRKPGNSVKVLAAGMFLFGVGDLMLIVLLTAFPPELWTVVLSMCVAGIGNALAMVSMINVVVETSPAEDFGIASGMNTMFRLIGGSIGPVLGSAILSGFVVFEVFGLRYYGFDGYVWTWVAGMLFCVVGGVSAYMLKLKADASEA, via the coding sequence ATGGATTTCAAGGGCGAGGATATGAAGGGTTGCAGGACCACATTGATCCTGATGGCGTTCGTGGCGCTGATGGTCATGTTCATCGATATCATGCTTGTCCCGGCCCTTCAGCACATATCTTTGAGCTTTCCGGACTACGCCGGGTGGGTGCCCTGGATCCTGTCCATCTATCTTCTTGTCGGCGCGGTGCTGAACCCCATCGTCGGAAAACTGGCAGACCTTTACGGAAAAAGGAAGATGCTGATCGTCACCCTGGTCATATACACCGTCGGACTGATGGGCTGTGCGCTTACCTACGGCAATTTCATCTGCCTCATCGCCTTCCGTGCGATGCAGGGGATCGGGCTCACCATGTTCCCCATATTCTATGGGATAATCAGGGACACGTTCCCCAAGGAAATGGTGCCCATGTCGATCGGCATCGTCAGCGCCATGTTCTCCATCGGAGTGTCCATCGGACTGCTGGGAGGCGGATGGATAGTTTCGCAGTTCGATTGGCAGTATTGCTATTACATCACGGCGCCGCTGTTCCTCATACTCATTCCGATATTCTACTTCAAGGTACATGACGCGGGAATATTCGTAAAGGGGAGGAAGGTCGATTATGTCGGAGCGGGCATGCTGTCCGTCTGCATACTATCTTTGCTGATCGCCCTTACGGCCTTGGAGGAACAGGGCCCTTCGAGTCCCGTCGTGATTTCATGCCTTGCATTCTTCATCATCTCCCTTACGTCGTTCATATTTTGGGAACGCAGGGCGGCGGAACCGCTTATGAAACTCGGCCTGCTCACCGGGAAAGGCGCAGGCGCCCATGTGACCGCGTTCCTTTTCGGGATATCCATGTTCATGCTGTTCCAGACATTGCCGTATTTCCTCGCGGGACCGGGGATGTACGGCGGATTCGGCATCGATGACACGTTCGATATCGGCCTGATAATGATGCCCATGGCCGTCATGGGCCTGATATTCGGCCCTATGGCTGGAAAATGGTGCAGGAAGCCCGGCAATTCCGTGAAAGTTCTGGCCGCAGGTATGTTCCTGTTCGGCGTCGGGGACCTGATGCTGATAGTCTTGCTGACCGCGTTCCCCCCGGAACTTTGGACCGTCGTGCTATCAATGTGCGTCGCAGGCATCGGAAACGCATTGGCCATGGTCTCCATGATAAACGTAGTGGTGGAGACGAGTCCGGCGGAGGACTTCGGCATCGCATCGGGAATGAACACGATGTTCCGTCTGATCGGCGGTTCGATCGGCCCTGTCCTAGGCAGTGCGATACTTTCAGGTTTCGTGGTTTTCGAGGTGTTCGGACTCAGATACTACGGATTCGACGGTTATGTCTGGACGTGGGTTGCGGGGATGCTGTTCTGCGTGGTTGGCGGAGTGTCGGCATATATGCTGAAGCTGAAGGCGGATGCTTCCGAAGCTTGA
- a CDS encoding asparagine synthase-related protein — MSFRYGGLRDSIIASIKKNTEGKDIGVAFSGGLDSGLAAAVAKEYARSVTLYTCGTDTSYDVIMARDLSEKIGLPWVHASISKDNVESNIRELIAATGTRDPFTISYELQLFCVCKASGEDSILTGQGADEYFMGCAKFVGCPYADYEIFRKDSVKRLLDVSIPCEKAIAAHFGQSIAYPYLDEAVIAEIGKIDPAELRPKDMDSRKAVLREVAIDLGHPVIAERKKKSSQYGSGTTDIVRALAKEKGMMYNQYIASLYDEVTGNGI; from the coding sequence ATGTCCTTCAGGTACGGCGGGTTGAGAGACTCTATAATCGCCTCTATAAAGAAAAACACCGAGGGAAAGGACATAGGTGTAGCCTTTTCCGGCGGGCTCGATTCGGGATTGGCCGCCGCGGTCGCCAAGGAATATGCCAGATCGGTCACTCTGTACACTTGCGGAACGGATACTTCTTACGACGTTATTATGGCCAGGGACCTATCGGAAAAGATAGGCCTCCCCTGGGTCCACGCATCGATATCCAAAGACAACGTAGAATCCAACATACGTGAACTGATAGCCGCGACCGGGACCCGGGACCCGTTCACCATCTCATACGAGCTGCAGCTGTTCTGCGTGTGCAAGGCATCCGGAGAGGACAGCATCCTGACGGGCCAGGGTGCGGACGAGTACTTCATGGGATGTGCCAAATTCGTTGGATGTCCATATGCCGATTACGAAATCTTCAGGAAAGACAGCGTGAAAAGGCTCCTGGACGTATCCATTCCCTGCGAGAAGGCCATAGCGGCCCATTTCGGACAGAGCATAGCATATCCATATCTCGACGAGGCGGTGATCGCGGAGATCGGGAAGATAGATCCCGCAGAACTCAGGCCGAAGGATATGGACTCCAGGAAGGCCGTCCTCAGGGAAGTAGCCATAGATCTGGGACATCCGGTCATAGCGGAAAGGAAGAAGAAATCCTCCCAATACGGCTCTGGTACTACGGACATCGTGCGCGCCCTTGCCAAGGAGAAGGGCATGATGTACAATCAGTACATAGCGTCCCTATACGACGAGGTAACAGGAAACGGAATCTGA
- a CDS encoding UvrD-helicase domain-containing protein: protein MELDIEAVRKILSDELELFNECAGRHPDMYNEKAAYFRSFTSDKIREMSVDEFRAYLLRFGSFIREDDLDNALIYTDLSVFREYYAGLYDNSINEETWNGFVNNKMVSMSRASEPLYYLDNVNYIYCNSSIKRGLAAISGNVCSSSDDWNEYLRILRICKSMVNIMGDVGYERPDMTVLSKFLAFYQAKKGLFKPKKNSGGIDLSVKTAMYGSMKDMVSQFARDLDLVSRRPDNVRIQNDFRSKYEVFSRLMSDDEILDMISEDDSGLGQLRNEISSMNRSYREFKAECKITPPGRKEALSSYLDKIMSDVDPDIVLDEEQRAAVLAEDDYCLLIAGAGSGKTTTMAAKVKYLVERCNIDPKDILITSFTNKAVDELKQTVNVKMRINANVFTFHAFAFQILREDMEVTPKVESKGGKILSDILGNFVFKDSELLRKLMLFFSYYMNIPEEALKCKNLDEYHELKTKQEFETLKSGMKEYVSAIEYRCSKNKETLMGEYVNSAQEVAIANFLYLNGIDYEYEKTYPHNIPGARKLYTPDFFIKQGDNEAYLEHFGLSEDLKNDMYSDKTLETYMASIGNKRYIHGKYKTKLLETWSQYNDKRQLIDHLSELLVNNGFVLSPRNPEDVYRRMKEVGKEKYLFPFSKFMFRFIELFKTSNFKLEDFEALKGRTDNYRTLLFLDLAKEVYAQYQDILESGNKVDFNDMINLAYEDLKEKESKGIKLPYKYIIIDEFQDIAKQRFDFIRQLSKVSDAKIIAVGDDWQSIYAFAGSKLDIFTKFLDLMGGGRRMNITHTYRNSQELIDVAGAFVQKNINQIPKSLISQKHVEDPVVLRAFDDSNSYMVNLADVVTETVGDIVDEFGEQSSILIIGRYNYDAFKLANTKKFTKMDDGGGISCEKYPNANITFLTAHKSKGLSFDNVIILNLSEDQYGFPCQIEDDPIMRLLIPPESEIEYAEERRLFYVALTRTRNRAFLTVPLKRPSKFIVEMIHDGYLECPEGMNLNRAEKTRSYCPLCGFPLKYQRNKNYGLQLYICTNEPELCDFMTNDKDHPYDIKKCLDCDGYLIVKEKHSLFYGCTNYREDGKGCNHTEMII, encoded by the coding sequence ATGGAACTGGATATCGAAGCCGTCAGGAAGATTCTGAGTGACGAACTCGAACTGTTCAACGAGTGCGCGGGCCGTCACCCCGATATGTATAATGAAAAAGCAGCTTACTTCAGATCCTTTACTTCCGACAAAATCAGAGAGATGTCCGTTGATGAATTCAGGGCGTATCTGCTTCGCTTCGGATCATTCATCAGAGAGGACGATCTAGACAACGCCCTGATCTACACGGACCTGAGTGTCTTTCGAGAGTATTATGCGGGACTGTATGATAATAGCATCAACGAAGAGACCTGGAACGGTTTCGTGAATAATAAAATGGTGTCCATGTCAAGAGCCAGCGAGCCCTTGTATTATCTGGACAACGTGAATTATATTTACTGCAATTCAAGCATTAAGAGAGGCTTGGCCGCCATCAGCGGCAATGTCTGCAGTAGCTCCGATGACTGGAATGAGTATCTCAGGATACTGCGCATCTGCAAGTCCATGGTCAATATAATGGGGGATGTAGGGTACGAAAGGCCCGATATGACTGTACTGTCAAAATTTCTTGCTTTCTATCAGGCGAAGAAAGGGCTGTTTAAACCAAAAAAGAACAGTGGCGGCATAGACCTCTCGGTGAAGACGGCGATGTATGGATCAATGAAGGACATGGTGTCCCAGTTCGCAAGAGATTTGGACCTCGTGAGCAGACGCCCTGACAACGTCAGGATTCAAAATGATTTCAGGTCGAAGTACGAAGTTTTCTCAAGACTGATGTCCGATGATGAAATACTAGATATGATTTCGGAAGATGATTCCGGGCTCGGACAGTTGAGAAACGAAATTTCTTCGATGAACAGAAGTTATCGTGAATTCAAGGCTGAATGTAAAATCACGCCACCCGGGAGGAAAGAAGCCCTTTCCAGTTATCTGGACAAGATCATGTCAGATGTGGATCCTGACATAGTGCTCGATGAGGAACAGCGCGCCGCCGTATTGGCCGAAGATGATTATTGTCTTCTCATCGCAGGGGCCGGCTCGGGTAAGACGACCACAATGGCTGCGAAGGTGAAATACCTGGTGGAACGCTGCAACATCGACCCCAAGGATATCCTGATAACATCCTTCACAAACAAGGCCGTGGACGAACTGAAACAAACAGTCAACGTAAAGATGCGCATAAATGCCAATGTGTTCACGTTCCACGCGTTTGCATTCCAAATTCTAAGAGAGGATATGGAAGTTACGCCCAAGGTCGAGAGCAAAGGAGGAAAGATATTGTCCGACATCCTTGGTAATTTTGTTTTCAAGGACAGCGAGTTGCTTAGAAAACTCATGCTGTTTTTCAGTTATTACATGAATATTCCGGAAGAAGCTCTGAAGTGTAAGAATCTTGACGAATATCACGAGCTGAAGACAAAACAGGAATTCGAGACCCTTAAGAGCGGAATGAAGGAATATGTCTCTGCGATCGAATACAGATGTTCGAAGAACAAGGAGACGCTTATGGGGGAGTACGTAAACTCGGCCCAGGAGGTTGCCATAGCGAACTTCCTTTATCTAAACGGAATCGATTATGAGTACGAGAAGACATACCCGCACAACATCCCTGGGGCCAGAAAACTATACACTCCGGATTTTTTCATCAAACAGGGAGATAATGAGGCTTACCTGGAACATTTTGGTCTTTCAGAAGACCTGAAGAATGATATGTATTCCGATAAGACGTTGGAGACATATATGGCCAGCATAGGCAACAAGAGATATATCCACGGAAAATACAAAACCAAACTGCTGGAGACATGGTCCCAATACAATGATAAGAGGCAATTGATCGACCATCTTTCGGAGCTGCTGGTGAACAACGGGTTCGTACTCAGCCCCCGCAACCCGGAGGACGTCTACAGGCGGATGAAGGAGGTTGGCAAGGAGAAATATCTTTTTCCTTTCAGCAAATTCATGTTCAGGTTCATAGAACTCTTCAAAACCTCCAACTTCAAACTGGAAGACTTTGAAGCGTTGAAGGGACGCACGGACAATTATCGTACTCTGCTCTTCCTCGATCTGGCAAAGGAAGTATACGCCCAGTATCAGGATATTCTGGAAAGCGGGAACAAGGTCGATTTCAATGATATGATCAATCTGGCCTACGAAGATCTGAAAGAGAAAGAGTCAAAAGGCATCAAGTTGCCGTACAAGTACATCATAATCGATGAGTTCCAAGATATCGCCAAACAGAGGTTCGATTTCATAAGACAGCTTTCGAAAGTCTCCGATGCGAAAATAATCGCAGTCGGCGACGACTGGCAGTCGATTTACGCCTTTGCAGGGTCTAAACTCGACATATTCACCAAGTTTTTGGACCTAATGGGCGGGGGCAGAAGGATGAACATAACCCACACGTACCGTAACTCCCAGGAGCTTATCGATGTCGCAGGTGCGTTCGTACAGAAAAACATCAATCAGATTCCTAAGTCCCTCATTTCCCAGAAGCACGTGGAAGATCCTGTAGTACTGCGTGCGTTCGACGACAGCAATTCATATATGGTAAATCTTGCCGATGTAGTGACGGAGACCGTCGGAGACATCGTCGATGAATTCGGGGAGCAATCATCAATTTTGATCATAGGGCGCTATAATTACGATGCGTTCAAATTGGCAAACACCAAAAAATTCACAAAAATGGATGACGGTGGCGGCATTTCGTGCGAAAAGTATCCGAATGCCAACATTACTTTCCTCACTGCGCATAAATCCAAGGGGCTAAGCTTCGACAATGTGATAATACTAAATCTCTCGGAAGATCAATACGGTTTCCCCTGTCAGATAGAGGATGACCCTATAATGAGGTTGCTCATTCCTCCCGAGAGTGAAATAGAGTATGCCGAAGAGAGACGTCTGTTCTATGTTGCGCTCACTCGTACTAGAAACCGCGCGTTCCTGACGGTACCTCTGAAAAGACCATCTAAATTCATCGTCGAGATGATACATGATGGATATCTCGAGTGCCCCGAAGGAATGAATCTAAACCGTGCGGAAAAAACACGTTCCTATTGTCCGTTATGCGGTTTTCCACTCAAGTATCAAAGGAATAAGAATTATGGATTGCAGCTGTATATTTGTACAAATGAGCCCGAGCTCTGCGATTTCATGACCAATGACAAAGACCATCCGTACGACATCAAGAAGTGTCTGGATTGCGACGGATATCTTATTGTGAAAGAAAAACACAGCCTGTTCTACGGATGTACCAATTACAGGGAAGACGGTAAAGGTTGCAACCATACGGAAATGATCATCTGA
- the uvsE gene encoding UV DNA damage repair endonuclease UvsE: MSIGYACLALGVPGSGMKNCIMKNANEELLLSLIGSNLDALERLITYNARNGIGMFRISSDLIPFGSSLAEKLPWQNHYSDKLESIGGEIRRSGMRVSMHPGQYTVLNSTDESVADRASRDLDYHAKVLDGLGLGPEHKMILHLGGVYGDKGRAKERFVSRYKLLDAEVKKRLVLENDDKLFNIEDVIETASATGMPAVYDNLHNAVNPADASCRDVDWIEKCRETWTMEDGPQKVHYSQQNPDKRPGAHSGSIRIDEFLDYYREVSGTGTDIMLEVKDKNMSALKCINCVSDRGIKALEAEWARYKYSVMERAPDKYHAIRKLLQDKTSYHALEMYHLIEGSLVTPIGVNNAVNAAQHVWGYLNDKATDSEKKRFHDTLNAFISGRAELKSVKNILHTLARKYQEDYLLNSYYFYI, encoded by the coding sequence ATGAGCATCGGATATGCATGCCTCGCCCTGGGCGTGCCGGGAAGCGGCATGAAGAACTGCATCATGAAAAATGCAAACGAAGAGCTGCTTCTCTCCCTCATCGGCAGCAACCTCGATGCCCTCGAAAGACTTATTACATACAACGCAAGGAACGGCATCGGGATGTTCCGCATATCTTCGGACCTGATACCTTTCGGCTCGAGCCTGGCGGAAAAGCTGCCGTGGCAAAATCATTATTCCGATAAGCTGGAATCCATCGGCGGAGAAATACGCAGGTCGGGTATGCGGGTGTCGATGCACCCCGGGCAGTACACCGTTCTCAATTCGACGGACGAATCGGTAGCCGACCGGGCCTCGCGGGACCTGGACTACCACGCGAAGGTCCTTGACGGCCTGGGACTAGGGCCCGAGCACAAGATGATACTGCATCTCGGAGGCGTCTACGGCGACAAGGGGCGTGCCAAAGAACGTTTCGTGTCCAGATACAAACTTCTAGATGCCGAGGTCAAGAAACGGCTGGTGCTGGAGAACGACGACAAGCTGTTCAATATCGAGGACGTGATCGAGACCGCATCTGCGACGGGGATGCCGGCGGTGTACGACAACCTGCACAATGCCGTTAATCCTGCAGACGCATCATGCAGGGACGTGGACTGGATCGAGAAGTGCCGGGAGACTTGGACCATGGAGGACGGCCCGCAGAAGGTCCATTATTCCCAGCAGAATCCCGACAAGAGGCCGGGCGCGCATTCCGGATCCATAAGGATCGACGAGTTCCTCGATTACTACCGTGAGGTGTCCGGTACCGGCACGGACATCATGCTCGAAGTAAAGGACAAGAATATGTCTGCGCTGAAATGCATCAACTGCGTCTCCGACAGGGGCATCAAGGCGCTTGAGGCCGAATGGGCGCGCTACAAGTACTCCGTTATGGAGAGGGCGCCCGATAAATATCACGCGATCCGGAAACTGCTGCAGGACAAGACGTCTTATCACGCACTGGAGATGTACCATTTAATTGAGGGGTCCCTGGTTACGCCGATCGGAGTGAACAACGCCGTCAACGCGGCGCAGCATGTATGGGGATATTTGAACGATAAAGCGACGGATTCCGAGAAGAAACGCTTCCACGACACGCTGAATGCCTTCATATCGGGAAGAGCGGAACTGAAGTCGGTCAAGAACATACTGCATACGCTGGCGCGGAAGTATCAGGAGGACTATCTTCTGAACTCCTATTATTTCTACATATGA
- a CDS encoding GyrI-like domain-containing protein gives MKRDFKKERKDLYSPKAGIFEVTVPSMKFIAVDGNGPLNGESIQKMMGILFNLAYGIKMSRMHGAQPEGYYEYTVMPPEGLYGTRDMPFCIDDNNTWVWKMAIRQPEFVDKKFFEAIKESIKKKKPGLDLDAAYLFESEEGPSVQTLHTGSYGSVGGSIGKLMEYIEEKEYAVNGPYHEIYLSDPNRVEEDRLKTIIRFPVVPKSS, from the coding sequence ATGAAAAGAGATTTCAAGAAGGAGCGCAAAGATCTGTACTCTCCCAAGGCAGGCATCTTCGAAGTGACCGTCCCGTCGATGAAGTTCATAGCCGTGGACGGCAACGGACCGCTGAACGGAGAGAGCATCCAGAAGATGATGGGGATCCTTTTCAATCTGGCATACGGGATCAAGATGAGCAGAATGCACGGAGCCCAGCCTGAGGGATATTATGAATACACCGTGATGCCGCCCGAGGGCCTGTACGGAACACGCGATATGCCTTTCTGCATTGATGACAATAATACCTGGGTATGGAAGATGGCGATCCGCCAGCCCGAGTTCGTAGACAAAAAGTTCTTCGAAGCGATAAAGGAATCCATTAAGAAAAAGAAGCCGGGGCTGGACCTGGATGCGGCGTATCTTTTTGAATCCGAGGAAGGTCCGTCTGTGCAGACGCTGCACACGGGAAGCTACGGCTCCGTCGGCGGATCCATCGGAAAGCTGATGGAATACATCGAGGAAAAAGAGTACGCCGTGAACGGCCCCTATCATGAAATATATCTCTCCGACCCGAACAGGGTGGAAGAAGATAGACTCAAAACCATCATCAGATTCCCGGTCGTCCCGAAATCATCGTAA
- a CDS encoding radical SAM protein, which yields MVHFVDAKTLLNARGGMNIYRGCTHGCIYCDSRSRCYRFTHPFEDVEVKRNAPELLEKTLSSKRRKCMIGTGSMSDPYMQCEEDLRLTQSCLEIIEGHGFGATLITKSDLVLRDIDLLESINRKARCVVQMTLTTYDEEMCRILEPNVCGTERRYEVLKGLRDRKIPTVVWLTPVLPFINDTWENISGILGYCEEARVSGVICFDMGMTLRDGDREYYYAALDDRFPGLKEKYIRTYADSYIVRSPNADSLMRMFRSRCMENGIISDPDACFEFIRRFPEKNRQTTLDI from the coding sequence ATGGTGCACTTCGTCGACGCTAAGACACTTTTGAACGCCCGCGGAGGGATGAACATATATCGCGGGTGCACCCACGGCTGTATCTATTGCGATTCGCGCAGCAGGTGCTACCGGTTCACGCATCCATTCGAGGACGTGGAGGTGAAGCGGAACGCCCCCGAGCTTCTCGAGAAAACATTATCGTCCAAGCGGAGGAAGTGCATGATAGGCACGGGCTCCATGAGCGACCCCTATATGCAATGCGAGGAGGACCTGCGGCTGACCCAGAGCTGTCTGGAGATCATAGAGGGCCACGGTTTCGGTGCGACACTCATAACGAAATCGGACCTGGTGCTCCGCGACATCGACCTTCTGGAGAGCATCAACCGCAAGGCTAGGTGCGTCGTACAGATGACTCTAACCACATACGACGAAGAGATGTGCCGCATATTGGAGCCGAACGTCTGCGGCACGGAAAGACGCTACGAGGTCCTGAAGGGGCTGCGGGACCGGAAAATTCCCACCGTGGTGTGGCTCACGCCCGTGCTTCCGTTCATAAACGATACGTGGGAGAACATATCCGGAATACTCGGCTACTGCGAGGAAGCCCGCGTGAGCGGGGTGATATGCTTCGACATGGGGATGACGCTCAGAGATGGGGACAGAGAGTACTATTACGCGGCCCTCGACGATCGTTTCCCGGGTCTGAAGGAGAAGTACATCCGGACGTACGCGGATTCATACATCGTCCGTTCACCGAACGCCGATAGTCTGATGAGGATGTTCAGAAGCAGATGCATGGAGAATGGCATCATATCCGACCCGGACGCATGTTTCGAGTTCATCCGCCGTTTTCCGGAGAAGAACAGGCAGACCACGCTCGATATCTGA